One Ignavibacteria bacterium genomic window, CGCTTCTTAGCCGCAGCAACTGTTTTTACCCCTTTGAAGTAGTCTTCCATATAGACCCTACCTACCATGGAAGTCTACCGTCACCGCCTCCGTAAGAAACTGGATATCCCCTCCTCCATGTCCCTTACGACATTCTTCCAATCCCTCGATTGAGTTCTCTATTCGCTATGCTCTGCCTCGACCCTCCCTTCGGCAGGGCATGCTCCGCTCGGCATGACGTTCGCTGTTCTCTGTTCTCTGTTCGCTATTCGCTATTCGCTATTCAATTAAGGTTTTGTCAAGGTCAAACATATCTGCACCTTGCAGACCTTCGTAGCGGAACACACATTGCAAGCCGCTCACTGAACATCGGGAATCCATATGTATCGCCCCCTACTCCTTGGTCTGATCACTATCCTGCTGTCGGTCTCAGCTACTGCCCAGCAGCCGCTCGACGCACGGTCACTGCCTTCGCCGAGTAAACAGTTCTCTCGCACAATTTCCGATCCTACTGGGATCGTTCCCGGACCTGGCGGAGTTGGGCTTACGTGGGACTTCCGGAATCTTCGTCTGGGCGCGCAGCAGATCCAGTCGTATCTGTCCTTGCAAGAGCTGCCGCCGGCCGTGCGCGACTCATTCCCGTCGGCCCAGGTAGGCATCCGCATCGATACAACACTGTCGCTTTATGCAACGGTAGGCAAGTATTTCCGCCTGATCGGCGTAGTGACCCCAAACACACAACTCACGGTCACCACAGACCCATATGATACCCGCCCTACAGAGATCGTCTACTCTGGCAGACTCATCGATGCCCACAAGGCAGTGATCCGCGTAGGGGGCGGTTCTGGACCAACGATCAACAGATTTGGTCAGACCGCTGTTGAATACGATGGATTCGGAACGTTGATCCTGCCAAAGGCTACGTATTCGAATGTGGCTCGGATCACAACAACGGGCACTACAATGGACACGCTGGTGGTTGGAGCGGTCACGACGGTAGTTCGGAGGGCAACACGACGCACCACGTATCAGGTCTTCAACAGCGACACGTCGCTACTTGAGATCGAAGAATCCACCACTTCCACCTCGCGTAATGGCCAGCAAGTTGGACAGCCAGTAACACAGAGGTCAGTGATCTACTACGGATGGGAATCCACAACCGGCGTTGATGAAGACGGATCGAAGAACCTCGTTGTCTCACCCAATCCATCGAACGGTTCTGTTGTGAACATCAATGGGTTCGATGGAGAAGTTGCTTCGATCGGTGTCTTTGATATCACAGGATCCCGCATCGATGGAGCATCTTGGTCGCGTTATGGCTCAGGCCTGAGAATCTCACTGCCGAACCTCGGCACCGGATCCTACGTGGTCACTCTCGAACGAGGTGATGGTTCGGTTCGTGTAATGCCGATAACAGTTCTGAGGTAAGGGGCTTACCAGACCACTTGGAAGCCAACACCGATGTAGGAGTCTGCCGTATCGAAGAACATGCCGTGCATGCTTCTGCCGTTGTATCCATAGGCGGAAAGCAGGAGCCCCCTGCCATTCCAAATATCAGCGAATACACCGAGCTGTGCGGCTTGCGCTGTGACATACGTGCCGTTGATACCGATCAACTTCCAATCATAGCCACCACGCAGCTGTAGTGTTTCGGTGATCGGAA contains:
- a CDS encoding T9SS type A sorting domain-containing protein, whose translation is MYRPLLLGLITILLSVSATAQQPLDARSLPSPSKQFSRTISDPTGIVPGPGGVGLTWDFRNLRLGAQQIQSYLSLQELPPAVRDSFPSAQVGIRIDTTLSLYATVGKYFRLIGVVTPNTQLTVTTDPYDTRPTEIVYSGRLIDAHKAVIRVGGGSGPTINRFGQTAVEYDGFGTLILPKATYSNVARITTTGTTMDTLVVGAVTTVVRRATRRTTYQVFNSDTSLLEIEESTTSTSRNGQQVGQPVTQRSVIYYGWESTTGVDEDGSKNLVVSPNPSNGSVVNINGFDGEVASIGVFDITGSRIDGASWSRYGSGLRISLPNLGTGSYVVTLERGDGSVRVMPITVLR